Genomic DNA from Candidatus Poribacteria bacterium:
CCAGCCATAAGAACTATGTCGAGACACCGGAGGATGTACTGACTGGTGCGGACGATATGGGACTGACCCTCCAACCGTCCCTTAAAGCGGGAGACCTGCTGCTCTGTGCCGAGACTACGCTGCACGGGGTAAGACCGTGGAAGGGGCAAGGTCCGCAGCGACTACTTGCATACGGATATATCGCTAAAACCGCGCGCAGATCAATTAATGCTGATCCTACAGGTGAGAAGGAATCGCCTCCTGAGTGGCTGGCGGAGTTGACGTCGGTGCAACGGGCGGTGATGCAGGGACAGAATTTCCATCGTGCCTACCCTCCACCTGCGGTGAAATCGGACGGGAAGACCTGTTGGATTGGGGAGTCGCCTGAAGTGTATCATCCGTCAATCTATACCCGCGATCCGGAATCGGTAGTTGACGAACAGGAGCTTTACTTCTGGGATCTGTGCGGGCACCTTGTGATTCGGAATGTGATGGATGCGGCATGGCTTGAAGCAGCGAATGAAGCAATCGACAAATTTGCAGATCAGATTGTGGTGGGTGGTGCCCCTGACAAAGGCTCAAAGACGCTTGCGGGGACAGGCAGACCTGATCTCGGAGGACTGTTTGAACTACCGAAGCCGTATTGCGATCCTTTCCGAGAGATGATTGCGCATCCAGCGGTGATACATCGATTAAACTGGATGGAAGGGAGTGGGTTCCGGTGTGGTAACGCCACAGCAATATGCTCGGCGAAGGGAACTGCTGGGCACGCGCTGCACAGTGGCAGCGATCCTGCGAGGCCGGGAAATAGCTACTTCTTCCAGAATGGGCGAACTTACTGTGACTCGGTGAATGTGGCGTGGCAGCTGCGCGATGTAACGGAGGCGGACGGCGGGTTTGTTTGCCTTCCGGGTAGCCATAAGGCGAGATATCCTATGCCACCGGGGGTTCAATCCTGCGATGAGCCTATGGGGTTAGTCCAGCATGTGTCGATGAAAGCGGGGGATGTGCTTATGTTCATGGCGGGAGCACAAACACACGGCGCTTATCCGTGGAAGAGCGATACCCAACGTCGTACCGTCCTGATGAACTATATGGGCAGACATATGTTTTTGTGATTTAGTTTTTGAGTTGTGGGAGATAAACTTCATGGATCATCG
This window encodes:
- a CDS encoding phytanoyl-CoA dioxygenase family protein is translated as MDREQMSNEENYCFDVAGYLIVRDVLTREDIEACNRDLDQEGTNPLPESLAKLGDHPVLEWYLNQICGEECQLDREPRLLGEAGEDVGSPLIGGNEPRDMARGYYQQNDARFCQGVLAVWALGDVNEGDGGFVLIPASHKNYVETPEDVLTGADDMGLTLQPSLKAGDLLLCAETTLHGVRPWKGQGPQRLLAYGYIAKTARRSINADPTGEKESPPEWLAELTSVQRAVMQGQNFHRAYPPPAVKSDGKTCWIGESPEVYHPSIYTRDPESVVDEQELYFWDLCGHLVIRNVMDAAWLEAANEAIDKFADQIVVGGAPDKGSKTLAGTGRPDLGGLFELPKPYCDPFREMIAHPAVIHRLNWMEGSGFRCGNATAICSAKGTAGHALHSGSDPARPGNSYFFQNGRTYCDSVNVAWQLRDVTEADGGFVCLPGSHKARYPMPPGVQSCDEPMGLVQHVSMKAGDVLMFMAGAQTHGAYPWKSDTQRRTVLMNYMGRHMFL